TCCAAAGCGGCATTCAGAACCGCCCTGCCCGATCAAAGCTGACGCTAGCATCGGCCTGACGCAGCGAAAAGCGCGAGCGAGCGCAACAATCTCGCGCAGCAATCGCGGTCGGCCCCTGTCGCAGGCAAACAAAAAGGGCGGCCCGAAGACCGCCCTTTTCGAAATGCTTGATGCCGGTGCGGCTCAGGCCGCCTGCTCGTCATCCGCCGTGAAGACCGGGCCGGAATCCTTGCCCTTGGCGTCGACGTCGCGATCGACGAACTCGATCACCGCGAGCGGGGCGTTGTCGCCGAAGCGGAAGCCCGCCTTCATGATGCGCAGATAGCCGCCATTGCGCTCCTTGTAGCGCGGGCCGAGCACGGCGAAGAGCTTGCCGACCAGGGCGACGTCCTTGATCTGCGCGATCGCCTGGCGGCGGGCGTGCAGGTCACCGCGCTTGCCGAGCGTGACCAGCTTCTCGACGACCGGACGCAGATCTTTCGCCTTCGGCAGCGTGGTGGTGATCTGCTCGTGCTTGATCAGGGCCTGGGCCATGTTGGCGAACATCGCCTGGCGATGCTCGGCAGTGCGGTTGAAACGACGACCGCGGAAACCGTGACGCATGTTTGGCTCCTTCGTTGCTTACGGCCGCCGTGCCACGGAACGGCCGTCCTTTATGCTCCGGTGCTCATGCGCCGGGCGGGAAGTGGCGCGGGAAGCAGTCCCGCGCCGGGGTCTCAGTAATGCTCTTCGAAGCGCTTCGCCAGCTCTTCGATGTTCTCCGGCGGCCAGCCCTGCACGTCCATGCCGAGATGGAGGCCCATGGTGGCGAGCACTTCCTTGATCTCGTTCAGCGACTTGCGGCCGAAGTTCGGGGTGCGCAGCATCTCGCCCTCCGACTTCTGGATGAGATCGCCGATATAGACGATGTTGTCGTTCTTCAGGCAGTTCGCCGAGCGGACCGACAGTTCGAGCTCGTCGACCTTCTTGAGCAGGGCCGGGTTGAACGGCAGCTGCGGCGCGGTCGAGACGGCCTCTTCCTTGCGCGGCTCTTCGAAGGTGATGAAGACGGCGAGCTGGTCCTGCAGGATGCGGGCGGCGAGCGCCAGCGCGTCCTCAGGCGAAACCGAGCCGTTGGTCTCGATCTGCATGGTCAGCATGTCGCGGTCGAGATTCTGGCCCTCGCGGGTGTTCTCGACGCGATAGGAGACCTTCTTGACCGGCGAGTACAGGCTGTCGACCGGGATCAGGCCAATCGGCGCGTCCTCGGGACGGTTCTGCTCGGAGGGGACATAGCCCTTGCCGGTGTTGACCGTGAACTCCATGCGGATCTCGGCCCCGTCGTCGAGCGTGCAGAGCACGAGCTCGGGGTTGAGGATCGAGACGTCGCCGATGGTGTTGATGTCGCCTGCCGTCACGGCGCCCGGGCCGGTCTTGCGCAGGGTCATGCGCTTGGGACCCTCGCCCTGCATCTTGATGGCGATCGCCTTGATGTTCAGGACGATGTCGGTGACGTCCTCGCGCACGCCCGGGATCGAGGAGAACTCATGCAGCACGCCGTCGATCTGGACGGCGGTGACGGCAGCGCCCTGGAGCGAGGAGAGCAGCACGCGACGCAGCGCATTGCCGAGCGTCATGCCGAAGCCGCGCTCGAGCGGACGCGCGATCACGGTAGCCTGACGCTTCGGGTCGTCGCCGACCTTGACTTCGAGCTTGTTAGGCTTGGACAGATCCTGCCAATTCTTGCTGATCACGACCGCACTCCTGGTGATTCAATAATGGCGGCGGCGGGCCGCCCCGTACCGGCGTCCGCCCCTGCGGACGCCGCTTCGATCCGGCTAAGGCTCAGACGCGGCGACGCTTGCGCGGCCGGCAGCCATTGTGCGGGATCGGCGTCACGTCGCGGATCGAGGTGACGGTGAAGCCGGCGGCCTGCAGCGCGCGCAGCGCCGACTCGCGGCCCGAACCCGGACCGGTGACCTCGACCTCAAGGGTGCGCATGCCGTGCTCGGCAGCCTTGCGGGCAGCGTCCTCGGCGGCGACCTGGGCGGCATAGGGGGTCGACTTGCGCGAGCCCTTGAACCCCATCGTGCCGGCGGACGACCACGAGATCGTGTTGCCCTGCGCGTCGGTGATGGTGATCATGGTGTTGTTGAACGAGGCGTTCACATGCGCGACGCCGGAGACGATGTTCTTGCGTTCGCGACGACGGACGCGTTGGGCTTCCTTGGCCATAGTCTCTTTCTTCCATCCTTCAGACGCGCCCGTGATGCCAGGCGCTGGGGATATCGCCTGCCCGCGAGCGGGTCAGGCGACGCAAAACAATGCAGCGGGCCGGTTGTCCGGCCCGCCGACACTCACTTCTTCTTGCCGGCGATCGGCTTCGCCTTGCCCTTGCGGGTGCGGGCGTTGGTGTGGGTGCGCTGGCCGCGCACCGGCAGCGAGCGGCGATGGCGCAGGCCGCGATAGCAGCCGAGGTCCATCAGGCGCTTGATGTTCATCGAGACTTCGCGACGCAGATCGCCCTCGACGAGATAGTCGCGGTCGATCGCCTCGCGGATCTGGAGAACCTCGGCGTCGGTCAGCTGGTTGACCCGGCGCTCGGCGGCGATGCCGACCTTCTCGCAGATCTCCTTGGCCTTGTGGGCGCCGATGCCGTGAATGTACTGCAGACCGATGACGACGCGCTTGCCGGTCGGAATGTTGACGCCCGCGATACGAGCCATGTTCTTCACCTCTCCATTGTGGCCATGACGCCAGGCGCCATGACAATGACAAGAACTCCGCGTCCGGTGGAGGCCGGCCCTTGCGGAGCGTTGAATCCAGTCCACGCGAGAAAGCGACGTCGACCCTTCTTGCGAAGGCATCGGCATCGCTCAGCTGAAACCGGATGGCGCGCTGGTAGTCGGTTAAGCGCGCCCTGTCAACCCAGTCGCGCCCGCCCCCGCTGCCTTTACTTCTTCACCAGCGGGCACTTGCTCTCCGACAGCGGCGCGATGATCTCGGCCGCCGGAATCTTGCGGACCACCTTGAAATAGTCCCAGGGCGCCTTCGATTCGGAAGGGGCCTTGGCCTCGACCAGCAGCATGTCGTTCAGCAGCCGGCCATCTTCGCGGATCTTGGCGCCGGGTGCATAGAAGTCGTCGACCGGCAGCTCCTTCATCTTGGCCGCGACAGCAGGGCCCGCGGCCGTGCCGGCCGCCTTCACCGCCTTGAGGTAGTGCAGCACCGAGGAGTAGACGCTGGCCTGGATCATACCCGGCATCTTCTTCGTCCGCGCCATATAGCGGTCGGCGAAGGCGCGGCTCGGCTTGTCGGCGTCATGGTAGTAGGCGGCGGTGGTGATCAGCCCCTTGGCCTTGTCGAGGCCGAGCCCGTGCACGTCGCTCAGGACCACGACCATGGCGGCGAGCTTCTGGCCGCCATCGACGAGGCCGAACTCACCGGCCTGCTTGATCGAATTGATCGTGTCGCTGCCGGCATTGGCGAAGGCGACGATCTTGGCCTTGGAGGCCTGCGCCTGCAGCAGGAAGGAGGAGAAGTCGGGCGTCGAGAGCGGCGCCCGCACGGTGCCGAGTGTCTTGCCGCCATTGGCGGCGACAACCCTCTCGATGTCGGCGGTGAGCTGATGGCCGAAGGCGTAGTCGGCGGCGATGATGTACCAGCTGTCGCCGCCCTCGCGCAGGATCGACAGCGCCGTGCCCTTGGCCGAGGTCGCCGTATCGAAGGTCCACATGAAGCCGGTCGCCATGCAGTCCTCGTTGAAGAGGCGCGTCGTCGCCGGGCCGTTGTAGAGCGCGACCTTCTGCTTTTCCTTGGCGATGCCGGCTACGGCGAGCGCCACGGCCGAATTGGTCAGGTCGGCGATGGCGGTGACGCCATCGACATCGTACCAGCGCCGCGCCAGGCCGGCGGCGACGTCCGGCTTGTTCTGGTGGTCGCCCGAGACGATCTCGATCGGCTTGCCCAGCACCGAGCCGCCAAAATCCTCGATCGCGAGCTTGGCCGCCTCGACCGAGCCGAGCCCGCCGAACTCGGCATAATTGCCCGACTGGTCGTTGAGGACGCCGATCTTGACCGCGTCCTGCGCCCGCACGGTCGAAGCCGTCGCCAGCAGCGCAGCCGCCACAAGGCAAGCAATCCGTTTCATGTCGTCCTCCCGTTTGCCGGCCGATCGGTCCACCGGCGATGGCGCGTGCCACCGGCATCGGCTGCCGTCGTCCCGTGTCTTGGCCGTCATGGGCCTGGGGCGGAGTTCAGTCGGAGGGAGGAGATGTGTCAATTGCAACCGCGGCGCGCGAAACCGCGCCTGCGCTGGCGTAAATGCGCACGGCGAGTCCCCTCACCGCTTGCGCACGAACTCCGTGCGCAGCACCAGGCCCTTGATGCTCTCGTGGCGGCAGTCGATCTCTTCGGGATTGTCCGTCAGCCGGATCGAGCGGATCACCGTGCCCTGCTTCAGGGTCTGGTTGGCGCCCTTGACCTTGAGGTCCTTGATCAGCGTCACCGCGTCGCCGTCGGCCAGGATGTTGCCGGAGGCGTCGCGGACCTCGAGCTTTTGCGCCGCGGCGGCTGCCAGTTCCGAAGCCGGGCGCCACTCGCCGGTCGCCTCGTCATAGACATAGTCGTCATCGCCATCGGCCATGGGCTCGGCTCCTTTGCCAAGAAAAAACCGCGCGACGAGAGCCGCGCGGCATCTGAATGACCGATCAGGCTGGATATCAGCCCGCCAGCGCCTGGTCGATCGCGCTCGCCACTTGCTCGATCGGCTGCATGCCGTCGATCGGCGTCAGCTGGCCGCGCTTCTCGTAATAGGGCGCGACGATCGCGGTGTCGCGGTTATAGGCTTCGAGCCGGGTCTTGAAGACCTCCGGGTCGTCGTCCTTGCGCACCGGCTGTCCGGCGGCCTTGGCCTCTTCGGCACGGCGCACGATCCGGTCGACGAGCTTGCTCTGGTCGACGCGGAGCTCCAGCACCTTGTCGAGCTTCAGCCCCTTGCCGGCCAGCATCGAGTCGAGCGCCTCGGCCTGCGCCAACGTGCGCGGGAAGCCGTCGAGGATGAAGCCCTTCCTGGCATCGGCTTCTTCGATGCGGTCGGCGACGATGCCGATGACGATCTCGTCCGAGACCAGCCCGCCGGCGTCCATCACGGCCTTGGCCTTGAGGCCGACCGGCGTGCTGGCGGCGACTGCCGCACGCAGCATGTCACCGGTCGAGAGCTGCGGAATGCCGTGCTTCGCGACGATCCGTGTCGCCTGAGTGCCTTTGCCCGCCCCCGGCGGCCCCAGGAAAATCAGCCTCATCAGCGCCTTGCCCCCCTCAACTTCGCCTTTTTGACCAGCCCCTCATACTGATGGGCCAGCAGATGACCATGGACCTGAGCCACCGTGTCCATGGTCGTCGTCACCACGATCAGCAGCGAGGTGCCGCCGAGCAGGATGATCGGAATCTGGGCATAGGTGATCATGAACTCCGGGATCAAGCAGACGATAGTCAAATAGGCGGCGCCGAGCACGGTGATGCGGGTCAGCACCCGGTCGATATGCTCGGCGGTGCGCTCGCCCGGGCGGATGCCGGGCATGAAGCCGCCATGCTTCTTGAGATTGTCCGCCGTCTCGACCGGATTGAACACGATCGCGGTGTAGAAGAAGCAGAAGAAGACAATCAGCGCCGCATAGAGGAACATGAACAGCGGCCGACCATGCGCGAGGTAGGTCGCCATCGTCGACAGGATGCCGGTGCCGCCCGAAGCCTGCGAGAAGCTAGCGATCGTGGTCGGCAGCAGCAGCAGCGACGAGGCGAAGATCGGCGGGATCACGCCGGCGGTGTTGAGCTTCAGCGGCAGGAACGAGGTCTGGCCCTCATACATGCGGTTGCCGACCTGGCGCTTGGGGTAGTTGATCAGCAGGCGGCGCTGGGCGCGCTCGACGAAGACCACGAAGGCGATGACGCAGACCGCCATCACCATGACGAGCAGCAGCAGGCCGGTCGAGATCGCGCCCTGGCGGCCGAGCTCGAGCGTCTGCGCCAGCTGGGCCGGGAATTCGGCGATGATGCCGGCGAAGATGATCATCGACGTGCCGTTGCCGATGCCGCGGCTGGTGATCTGCTCGCCGAGCCAGAGCAGGAACATGGTGCCGCCGACCAGCGTGATCGTGGTCGAGATCAGGAAGAACGGCCCCGGCTCCAGCACGAGATTGCCCGAGCCCTGCAGACCGACGCCGATGCCCCAGGCCTGGAACAGCGCCAGCACCAGCGTCAGATAGCGCGTGTACTGGTTGAGGATCTTGCGGCCCGCCTCGCCTTCCTTCTTCAGCGTCTCGAAGGTCGGGACGACGCTGGAGAGCAGCTGGATGATGATCGAGGCCGAGATGTACGGCATGATCGCCAGCGCGAAGATCGCGAGCCGGCCGACCGCACCGCCGGAGAACATGTTGAACAGGCCGAGCACACCCGACTGGGTCTGCTTGAACAGGTCCGCGACTGCATCCGGATTCATGCCGGGCAGCGGGATATAGGTGCCGAGCCGGTAGACGATCAGCGCCCCCAGCGTGAACCAGATCCGCTTCTTCAGTTCGTCGGCCTTGGCCAGCGCGCCGAAGTTCAGGTTTGCCGCAAGCTGTTCAGCCGCCGATGCCATGCGTCCGGTCCTTGGGTGTTTCTCTGGTCTAGACAGTCGAACGGCGGCCAAGGCTTCGGGCCCGGCCGCCGCTCGCGTTAGTCATGTAAGCGTGGAAGTCACGCCTGTGAAGCGGCAGCCGCCAGGATCTTGACCGTGCCACCAGCCTTCTCGATCGCCTCGACGGCCGACTTCGACGCACCGGCCACCTCGAAGGCGAGCTTCGCCTTGAGTTCGCCAACGCCGAGGATCTTGACGCCGTCCTTGGCCTGCCGGGTGATGACGCCCGCAGCGACCAGCGCCTCGATCGTCACCGCACCCTTGGCATCGAGCTTCCCGGCTTCGACCGCCTGCTGGATGCGACCGAGGTTGACCTCGTTCAGATCCTTGGAGAACAGGTTGTGGAAGCCGCGCTTCGGCAGGCGCCGATAAAGCGGCATCTGGCCGCCTTCGAAGCCCTTGACCGCCACGCCGGCGCGAGCCTTCTGGCCCTTGACGCCACGTCCGCCGGTCTTGCCCTTGCCGGAGCCGATGCCGCGGCCGACGCGGATGCGCGACTTGGTCGCGCCTTCGTTGTCACGAATATCAGTGAGTTTCATGGTTCGCCCTCCTCACTTCGCGTCGACGACGCGGACGAGGTGCTTGACCTTCTCGACCATGCCACGCGCAGCCGGCGTGTCCTGCAGGGTCGATTGGCGGCGGATCTTGTTCAGGCCGAGACCGATCAGGGTCTGGCGCTGCGAGGCGTCGCGGCGGATCGGCGAACCGATCTGCTCGACGGTGAAGGTCTTGTCAGCCTTTGCCATCGAACCCTCCTCACGCGTCCGCGCCGGCATCCGCGCCGGCATCGCGGCGGCGGGTCTGCAGGGCCGAAACCTTGAGCGAGCGACGCGCGGCGACGCTACGCGGCGAATCCTCGTTCTTCAGCGCATCGAAGGTGGCGCGCACGAGGTTGTACGGGTTCGAAGAGCCGAGCGACTTCGAGACCACGTCCTGCATGCCGACCGCCTCGAAGACGGCGCGCATCGGGCCGCCGGCGATGATGCCGGTACCGGCCGGGGCAGCGCGCAGGATGACCTTGCCGGCGCCATGACGGCCGTGGACGTCATGGTGCAGCGTGCGGCCATCGCGCAGCGGGACGCGGACGAGGCCACGCTTGGCGGCTTCCGTCGCCTTGCGGATCGCCTCAGGCACTTCACGGGCCTTGCCGTGGCCGAAGCCGACGCGGCCCTTCTGGTCGCCGACGACGACGAGGGCAGCGAAGCCGAAGCGACGGCCGCCCTTCACCACCTTGGCGACGCGGTTGATGTGGACCAGGCGGTCCACGAATTCAGAATCACGCTCTTCGCGGTTCTGACGGTCACGAGGTTCTCTCGCCATATCTTCCTCTTACTTGCGCGGACGGTGCCGATCATGGCCCGCCGCTCGCTCGAGCGCTCCGGAATGGAGCGACTTTCCAAATGCGATATGCGGGAAGCCCGTGAGGCCTCCCGCATCCCGCGATAGTCAACCAATCAGAAGCTCAGCCCGCCTTCGCGAGCAGCTTCGGCCAGCGCCTTGACGCGGCCATGGTACATATAGGCGCCACGGTCGAACACGACCTCCTTGACGCCGGCCATGATGGCGCGCTCGGCAAGGATCTTGCCGATCTGCGCCGCGGCCTCGACATTCGCGCCCGACTTGATGTCGGCGCGGATATCTTTGTCCAGCGACGAGGCCGAAGCGAGCGTCAGCCCCTTGGCGTCGTCGATGACCTGCGCATAGATCTGCTTGCCGGTGCGGTGCACCGACAGGCGGGCGCGGCCATTGGCCACCGCCTTGATCGCGCGACGGACGCGGGCCTTGCGGCGCGCAGTCGCAACTGTCTGCTTGCTCATGGCTCGCGTCCTTACTTCTTCTTGCCTTCCTTGCGGAAGATGAACTCGCCGGCGTACTTGACGCCCTTGCCCTTGTAGGGCTCGGGACCGCGATAGTCGCGGATCTCGGCGGCGGTCTGGCCGACGACCTGCTTGTCGATGCCGGAGATCACGATCTCGGTCGGCTTCGGCGTGACGATCGCGACCCCGGCCGGGATCGGATAGTCGATGTCGTGGCTGTAGCCGAGCGAGAGCTTCAGGATCTTGCCGGCGACCGCGGCCTTGTAGCCGACGCCGTTGATCTCGAGCTTCTTCTCGAATCCGGCCGTCGTACCGACGACCAGGTTGTTGATGCGGGCGCGCGAGGTGCCCCAGAGCGCGCGGGCGCGCTTGGTCTGCGAGCGCGGCTGGACGGCGATGGCGCCGTTCTCCAGTGCAACCGAGACCTCCTCGGGAACCTCGAAGGACAACTCGCCCTTCGAGCCCTTGATCTTGACCAGCTGGCCCGAGACGTTGGCAGTGACGCCAGCGGGGACCGAGACGGGCTTCTTACCGATACGAGACATTGGATCTCTCCTGATGAGCAGCTGTGCGCGAAAGGTCAGAAGACCTTGCAGAGCACTTCGCCGCCCACGTTCTGCTCGCGGGCAAGATGATCGGACATCACGCCACGGGGCGTGGAGACGATGGTGACGCCGAGGCCGTCGGCCACGCGAGGCATGGTCTCGACCGAGGAGTAGACGCGACGGCCGGGCTTCGACACGCGCGAGATCGACCGGATGACCGGCTGTCCCTCGTGGTACTTCAGCTCGATGTCGAACTCGGTGCGGCCGTTGCCGAACTCGGTGGTCGAATAGCCGCGGATGTAGCCTTCTGACTGCAGCACGTCCAGAACGCGGGCACGCAGCTTCGAGCCCGGAGTGGAAACGCGCGACTTGCGCCGCATCTGCGCATTGCGGATGCGGGTCAGCATATCGCCAAGCGGATCGATGATCGCCATGATGCTACCTCCTCACCAGCTCGACTTGACGAGGCCGGGAACCAGCCCCTTGTTGCCGAGCTCGCGCAAAGCAACGCGCGACATCTTCAACTTGCGATAGAAAGCGCGCGGGCGGCCGGTGACTTCGCAACGGTTGCGCACGCGGATGCCGGCGGAATTGCGCGGCAGTTCGGCCAGCTTCAGGCGAGCGAGGAAGCGCTCGTCCATCGACTGGTTCTCGTCATTAGCGATCGCGAGAAGACGCGCACGACGGCCCGCGAATTTCTTCACGAGCGCCTTGCGGCGGTTGTTGTTCTCGACGGAGCTTTTCTTAGCCATCGATATCTCCTGGTTTCCGCGTATGAGCCCGAAGGCTCACTGCCGGAACGGGAAGTTGAAGTGCTTGAGCAGGGCGCGTGCCTCGTCATCCGACTTCGCAGTCGTGCAGACGATCACGTCCATGCCCCAGACCTGGTCGACCTTGTCGTAGTTGATCTCGGGGAACACGATGTGCTCCTTGATCCCGAGCGCGAAATTGCCGCGCCCGTCGAACGACTTCGGGTTGA
This genomic interval from Bosea sp. 29B contains the following:
- the rplQ gene encoding 50S ribosomal protein L17, translating into MRHGFRGRRFNRTAEHRQAMFANMAQALIKHEQITTTLPKAKDLRPVVEKLVTLGKRGDLHARRQAIAQIKDVALVGKLFAVLGPRYKERNGGYLRIMKAGFRFGDNAPLAVIEFVDRDVDAKGKDSGPVFTADDEQAA
- a CDS encoding DNA-directed RNA polymerase subunit alpha, with amino-acid sequence MISKNWQDLSKPNKLEVKVGDDPKRQATVIARPLERGFGMTLGNALRRVLLSSLQGAAVTAVQIDGVLHEFSSIPGVREDVTDIVLNIKAIAIKMQGEGPKRMTLRKTGPGAVTAGDINTIGDVSILNPELVLCTLDDGAEIRMEFTVNTGKGYVPSEQNRPEDAPIGLIPVDSLYSPVKKVSYRVENTREGQNLDRDMLTMQIETNGSVSPEDALALAARILQDQLAVFITFEEPRKEEAVSTAPQLPFNPALLKKVDELELSVRSANCLKNDNIVYIGDLIQKSEGEMLRTPNFGRKSLNEIKEVLATMGLHLGMDVQGWPPENIEELAKRFEEHY
- the rpsK gene encoding 30S ribosomal protein S11 translates to MAKEAQRVRRRERKNIVSGVAHVNASFNNTMITITDAQGNTISWSSAGTMGFKGSRKSTPYAAQVAAEDAARKAAEHGMRTLEVEVTGPGSGRESALRALQAAGFTVTSIRDVTPIPHNGCRPRKRRRV
- the rpsM gene encoding 30S ribosomal protein S13 encodes the protein MARIAGVNIPTGKRVVIGLQYIHGIGAHKAKEICEKVGIAAERRVNQLTDAEVLQIREAIDRDYLVEGDLRREVSMNIKRLMDLGCYRGLRHRRSLPVRGQRTHTNARTRKGKAKPIAGKKK
- a CDS encoding ABC transporter substrate-binding protein; translated protein: MKRIACLVAAALLATASTVRAQDAVKIGVLNDQSGNYAEFGGLGSVEAAKLAIEDFGGSVLGKPIEIVSGDHQNKPDVAAGLARRWYDVDGVTAIADLTNSAVALAVAGIAKEKQKVALYNGPATTRLFNEDCMATGFMWTFDTATSAKGTALSILREGGDSWYIIAADYAFGHQLTADIERVVAANGGKTLGTVRAPLSTPDFSSFLLQAQASKAKIVAFANAGSDTINSIKQAGEFGLVDGGQKLAAMVVVLSDVHGLGLDKAKGLITTAAYYHDADKPSRAFADRYMARTKKMPGMIQASVYSSVLHYLKAVKAAGTAAGPAVAAKMKELPVDDFYAPGAKIREDGRLLNDMLLVEAKAPSESKAPWDYFKVVRKIPAAEIIAPLSESKCPLVKK
- a CDS encoding alkylphosphonate utilization protein, producing MADGDDDYVYDEATGEWRPASELAAAAAQKLEVRDASGNILADGDAVTLIKDLKVKGANQTLKQGTVIRSIRLTDNPEEIDCRHESIKGLVLRTEFVRKR
- a CDS encoding adenylate kinase, coding for MRLIFLGPPGAGKGTQATRIVAKHGIPQLSTGDMLRAAVAASTPVGLKAKAVMDAGGLVSDEIVIGIVADRIEEADARKGFILDGFPRTLAQAEALDSMLAGKGLKLDKVLELRVDQSKLVDRIVRRAEEAKAAGQPVRKDDDPEVFKTRLEAYNRDTAIVAPYYEKRGQLTPIDGMQPIEQVASAIDQALAG
- the secY gene encoding preprotein translocase subunit SecY, whose translation is MASAAEQLAANLNFGALAKADELKKRIWFTLGALIVYRLGTYIPLPGMNPDAVADLFKQTQSGVLGLFNMFSGGAVGRLAIFALAIMPYISASIIIQLLSSVVPTFETLKKEGEAGRKILNQYTRYLTLVLALFQAWGIGVGLQGSGNLVLEPGPFFLISTTITLVGGTMFLLWLGEQITSRGIGNGTSMIIFAGIIAEFPAQLAQTLELGRQGAISTGLLLLVMVMAVCVIAFVVFVERAQRRLLINYPKRQVGNRMYEGQTSFLPLKLNTAGVIPPIFASSLLLLPTTIASFSQASGGTGILSTMATYLAHGRPLFMFLYAALIVFFCFFYTAIVFNPVETADNLKKHGGFMPGIRPGERTAEHIDRVLTRITVLGAAYLTIVCLIPEFMITYAQIPIILLGGTSLLIVVTTTMDTVAQVHGHLLAHQYEGLVKKAKLRGARR
- the rplO gene encoding 50S ribosomal protein L15; this translates as MKLTDIRDNEGATKSRIRVGRGIGSGKGKTGGRGVKGQKARAGVAVKGFEGGQMPLYRRLPKRGFHNLFSKDLNEVNLGRIQQAVEAGKLDAKGAVTIEALVAAGVITRQAKDGVKILGVGELKAKLAFEVAGASKSAVEAIEKAGGTVKILAAAASQA
- the rpmD gene encoding 50S ribosomal protein L30, with protein sequence MAKADKTFTVEQIGSPIRRDASQRQTLIGLGLNKIRRQSTLQDTPAARGMVEKVKHLVRVVDAK
- the rpsE gene encoding 30S ribosomal protein S5, whose translation is MAREPRDRQNREERDSEFVDRLVHINRVAKVVKGGRRFGFAALVVVGDQKGRVGFGHGKAREVPEAIRKATEAAKRGLVRVPLRDGRTLHHDVHGRHGAGKVILRAAPAGTGIIAGGPMRAVFEAVGMQDVVSKSLGSSNPYNLVRATFDALKNEDSPRSVAARRSLKVSALQTRRRDAGADAGADA
- the rplR gene encoding 50S ribosomal protein L18; translated protein: MSKQTVATARRKARVRRAIKAVANGRARLSVHRTGKQIYAQVIDDAKGLTLASASSLDKDIRADIKSGANVEAAAQIGKILAERAIMAGVKEVVFDRGAYMYHGRVKALAEAAREGGLSF
- the rplF gene encoding 50S ribosomal protein L6 is translated as MSRIGKKPVSVPAGVTANVSGQLVKIKGSKGELSFEVPEEVSVALENGAIAVQPRSQTKRARALWGTSRARINNLVVGTTAGFEKKLEINGVGYKAAVAGKILKLSLGYSHDIDYPIPAGVAIVTPKPTEIVISGIDKQVVGQTAAEIRDYRGPEPYKGKGVKYAGEFIFRKEGKKK
- the rpsH gene encoding 30S ribosomal protein S8, with protein sequence MAIIDPLGDMLTRIRNAQMRRKSRVSTPGSKLRARVLDVLQSEGYIRGYSTTEFGNGRTEFDIELKYHEGQPVIRSISRVSKPGRRVYSSVETMPRVADGLGVTIVSTPRGVMSDHLAREQNVGGEVLCKVF
- the rpsN gene encoding 30S ribosomal protein S14, yielding MAKKSSVENNNRRKALVKKFAGRRARLLAIANDENQSMDERFLARLKLAELPRNSAGIRVRNRCEVTGRPRAFYRKLKMSRVALRELGNKGLVPGLVKSSW